The following coding sequences lie in one Spirosoma sp. KUDC1026 genomic window:
- a CDS encoding ribonuclease domain-containing protein, with the protein MSSLRLFFQLCLLIIGLFGSTACRTDQRESNRQDVTQQDTYRSERKLQKRQHQPAKFRSNQDQIAVHASERIPDKVIRVLNYVRKNGRAPDNYVGGRVFGNFENHLPRNDLSGEKIRYREWDVNPKVRGKNRGAERLVTGSDNRAYYTADHYNTFTEIK; encoded by the coding sequence ATGTCGTCGCTTCGCTTATTCTTTCAACTCTGTCTGCTGATAATTGGCCTCTTTGGCAGCACTGCCTGCCGAACAGATCAACGGGAATCCAATCGTCAGGACGTAACGCAACAGGACACCTATCGATCCGAACGCAAGCTCCAGAAACGGCAACACCAGCCAGCTAAATTCCGGTCAAATCAGGATCAGATTGCCGTACATGCGTCGGAACGAATTCCGGATAAAGTCATCAGGGTACTGAATTATGTTCGAAAAAACGGCCGGGCTCCTGATAACTACGTTGGTGGGCGGGTATTTGGTAACTTTGAAAATCATCTACCCAGAAATGATCTGTCCGGTGAGAAAATCCGGTACCGGGAATGGGATGTTAATCCCAAGGTCCGGGGCAAAAATCGCGGAGCCGAACGGTTAGTTACCGGTTCCGACAACCGGGCGTATTACACAGCCGATCATTACAATACGTTTACAGAAATAAAATGA
- a CDS encoding muconolactone Delta-isomerase family protein, producing MSQYMVEFDLPTHMDDGFMNRIPAQRLKIDEMMEKGVLLSYSLSADRQKLWCIVKADSEMEVMESISEFPLIKYMTPMITELLFHNMVAARIPLFSLN from the coding sequence ATGAGCCAGTACATGGTTGAATTTGACCTGCCCACTCACATGGATGATGGGTTTATGAATCGAATCCCAGCGCAACGGCTCAAAATTGACGAAATGATGGAGAAGGGGGTCTTGCTCTCCTATTCATTGTCAGCCGATCGTCAGAAGTTGTGGTGCATTGTTAAGGCTGATTCAGAAATGGAAGTGATGGAATCAATTTCGGAGTTTCCGCTTATTAAGTACATGACCCCCATGATTACCGAACTATTGTTTCATAACATGGTAGCGGCCCGGATTCCGCTTTTTTCACTGAACTAA
- a CDS encoding alpha/beta hydrolase has product MIHNPNNLHYAGKPLTEASKVMVMVHGRGGSAADILTLSRYIKSDDFAFVAPEAQGNTWYPYSFMRPTDENEPSLSSALEVLSSLRARLQSDYNFKLPQIYWLGFSQGACLLLEFLARNATQYGGIFGLSGALIGPPGTTWKYEGSFDQTPIFMGCSDRDSHIPKDRFLESEQVLRGLGADVTAKLYPNFPHSINEDELNIVNLLIEGGVSPTVH; this is encoded by the coding sequence ATGATTCATAATCCAAATAACCTTCATTACGCCGGGAAACCACTCACCGAAGCCAGCAAGGTAATGGTGATGGTTCACGGGCGTGGGGGCTCAGCAGCCGATATTCTGACGTTATCCAGGTACATCAAATCCGATGACTTTGCCTTTGTCGCGCCCGAAGCACAGGGAAATACTTGGTATCCGTATTCGTTTATGCGCCCGACGGACGAGAACGAACCATCGTTATCATCGGCGCTGGAGGTACTGAGCAGTCTGCGAGCTCGTTTGCAATCAGACTATAATTTCAAGCTACCGCAAATTTACTGGCTTGGTTTTTCGCAGGGAGCTTGTCTGCTGCTGGAGTTCCTGGCACGTAACGCGACGCAGTACGGCGGTATTTTTGGCCTGAGTGGGGCTCTTATCGGCCCTCCCGGCACGACCTGGAAGTATGAGGGCTCGTTCGATCAGACACCCATTTTTATGGGGTGCAGCGACCGGGACAGTCATATTCCCAAAGATCGCTTTCTGGAAAGTGAGCAGGTATTGCGCGGCCTGGGTGCGGACGTAACGGCTAAATTATATCCTAATTTTCCGCACTCGATCAACGAAGATGAGCTAAACATTGTTAATTTGCTGATAGAGGGGGGTGTTTCCCCGACTGTTCACTAA